The genome window CATTCCAAAGTTGATTTCCTTGTTGATGATTCTCGGATTAACTTCGGATTCAATGTCTCTAATTGGCTCAGCCGCTCCTTTGCCACCCGAGTAGTCCCAGCTCTTGTCGGGTCTCAGGGGCCGCTCATAAAGTAGTACGATTTTATCGCCCCTCTTTATCTTAACCTTCTCGGACTTTAACCCGAAAACTTCGCTTGGAAGCTTGATTGCACCGTACTCCCTTAGATATTTGTAGAGCTTTGTAGCTATCCAGTAATCGGGCCTAGCCATGCCTCGCGGTCTAACGGCAGCGTAGGTCCACTGTATAACTCTATTACCGTTGGTTCTAGTACCCTCGACTTCAGCGAACGACGCTGCTGGGAGTAGGACATCTGCAAACCAGGCTGTCTCGGTCTCGAATATGTCGCTTACAACAAGCAAGTCGAGGCTTGCTAGAGCGGCCCAGATCACCTTGGCATTCGGGTTAGTGACCGCCGGGTTCTCCCCGAATATAAAAGCTACCTTTATCTCGCCGTTAAGCACCCTCCTTGGAAAAGTTATTTCAGTGGAGCCTGTGCCGAATGGGAAGTCGCATACCACGGTGCCATTTACTGGGTCGTCTTCTGGAACGGTGCCACAGAAGAAGCCCCACATCAATTCGAATCTTCTCCACCCGTAGAAGGTAAATACCTGGAGGATTTTTAAAAGGTCAGCTTTTCCTTTGTCAGGGGTTGTGGTTGTGAATATCTTTTTGCCCCATTCGGGAACCTGCCAGTTCCAAGCATCGGGCATCCCCTGAAGCTTCCAGTCTTGATACAGGCGTACTACGCCGGCGGAGGCGGGTGAGGCATGGTATCCTGGCAGTGCGCCAAGTCCTGCCCCTTGCACATCCGTTATTCCCTGAACATTGCTATGTCCCCTGAACGGGTGTGTTCCACCACCCACGAATCCTACGTTACCCAGGAGTAGCTGCATAATCGCCGCTGACCTTATAATGTTCACGGTCGCGTTTGTGTGCTGGGTCATTCCCATAGCCCACTGCACAATACCATGCTTCTTGTGGTTTGTAACGACGCCAGAGTTTTCCACGTATATCTGGGCAACAGTGCGTAGTAGGTCAACGGGTACTCCGGTTATTCTTGAAACATTCTCAGCAGTGTACTCTTTAAGCAGCTCCTTGAAATCTGCGAGGTCATCATCTGTTATGTTCCAGCGAGCCCTTAACGCCTTGAATGTATCCAATGTATCGATTGGTGGATTGCGTTCGTAAAAGGCATAGTAGAGAATGTAGAGGAATACGGCCGTATCGGTGCCGCTCCTGAAGGGAACCCAAATGTCTGAAGCCATCGCTGTCCTGCTGTACCTGGGGTCAAAGGTTATGAAAATAGTTCCACGCTTCTTCTTGCCCTCCAGGAAGTGCAGGAAGGATAGAGGATGAGCCTCCGCTGGACTTGAGAAGAAGAGGACAACATCTGCCCATGTTACATCCTCGATAGTGGCTGTCTCTGCTCCCCACCCATAGGTCAATGCTAGGGAGCTCACTGTCGAGCTATGGCATTTCCTGTACTGGGAGTCTATGTTAGTGGTTCCGATAAACTGGGCAAGCTTAGCTGTTAGATATCCACCCTCGTTCACCATGATTGATGAACCGATGAGTTGTATGGGTAGCTTGGATCCCACGTAGTAGTAGCCATCTTGCTGCTTAGGAGCACCTGTAGACTTTCTCCAGCCCTCTAAAATTTGGGCCGTCTTGGTAGCTATGTATCTGAATGCTTCATCCCAGCTGACCACTCTCCACTGGGGCGGGTACTTCTTAACAAGAGCCACAAGCTCGTCCCAAGACTTTGCGTTGAGTATCTCCTCGGGTGGAGGCTTGGGTCCAGTCCTAATCATGGGGTACTTTACACGGAGGTCGTTATCCACAAGCTCGAAGGCAGCTTTACCCTTGGGGCACAAGGCCCCCGAGTTGATATATGAGTCGGCTGACCCCTCTGTCCAGACGATGTCATCCCCGATAGTGTAGAAATCTATTGAACATCCCATCGAGCAGTAGGGGCATATAACAGGTGTTATCCGTGCCTTGGTTAAAGCAGTTTTACCTCCAATTTCTCCTAGACTCCACTCTTTCTTCCAAGGTTTCAAAGGTACGGGTTGGGCTTCCACGGGTATGGCTAGGGCTGACGCGGCAATAGCGGCGAGCTTTAAAAAGCTTCTTCTATCCAAACCCTCACTCATTAGAACACCCTCTTCAATTCACCTTTTTCACGTTTTCCGTAGAGTCTCTTTGCTTGGAAGCAGGTGAAATCTTCCTCCTCCCAGTATAGCGCTGCAAATCCATGCATGTACTCTGGGATAAGGCTGCTCTCCTCCACTATTTTCTTTTTAATGGCGGCAAGTTGAGAGTCTAAGTTGTTTTGAGGCTTCATAACAATATAATTACTTAATAACTATTTTTTAAGATTTTATGTTTAAATGATAATTTGTAATTATTCATATAGAGAGTTTTTCCGATATTCAGGCTGAAAAATATCGCTAAATAGAGATTTTTAACTCTGTACCAGTAAGCGATGAGTTTCTCCTGAAGTTTAAAAACTTAAAAATAAAAAGAAATTTGTTGTTGAACGTGCTTTGTAGCGTGCTAGGTATCTTTTTATTTGTTCTGCCTTTCATAAAACATGTGTCTAAAAGTGATATAGTTAGCGTAAAGATACTAGTTCTTGTAGACGACTATGCAGGCTTTACCAACTTACTCGCAGAGCATGGGCTAAGCATCATGGCTAGTATCGAATATCGAGACGGGACTATGTATAAGATACTATTTGACACTGGGCAGTCCGGGGAGGTCCTTTTAAAGAACATGCAGAAACTTTCTCTAAATCCCAGTGAATTCGATGCTATCGTTCTATCACATAGACACTATGATCATACGGGAGGCTTGGTAAGGCTGCTGGAGTCAACTGGATCAAAACCGGTTATAGCTCACCCAGATATTGAAAAACCCAACTACGCTGATAGAGGAGGCTTCAAGAAGTTCAACCTGGGCTTCACGAGACAAGACATTGAGGCACTCAGGATGAGAGGTGAGCTCGTACTTTCACGAAAACCTCTCGAACTCGCACCCAACGTATGGTTTCTAGGGGAGATACCGCGAGTGTACGATAATAGTTATGCGGTCAAGGGCTTTCTTACTCTGGAAGGGGGAGAAATTGTTCCCGATCAGATGCTAGACGATACGGGAGTAGCGATAAAGCTAGGTAATAAAGCGGTTGTTTTGGCCGGCTGCAGTCACTCCGGCATTTCCAACATCGCGGCGCAGGCTAAAAGGTTGACGGGTGTCGAAGAATTGAGTATTATAGGTGGATTGCATACCGCCAGCGCGACTGACAGCGAGGTCGAAAGAATAGCCTCGGAGCTAAAAGCCCTTGGCGTGAGCGAGTTACATGCTGGGCATTGCACCGGGTTTAACGGTATCCGTGTATTTCATCGCATCTACGGTGAAAAATTAAGGATTATTCATAGCGGTTATAGAGCGATATTTGTCTAGATTCTTTAAAAGGGTATTATGAGTGGCAAGACAGACGCGTAAAGCAGTGCTGGGAGGCCGTCACCCACCCTTATTCTCTTGAGACCTATAAGATTCACACCTATTCCTATCATTAGCACCCCACCAGTAGCCGTAATCTCGTTTACCACTATCTCAGGTAATGCCTGGCCGGCGATGCTTCCGAGTAGTGCGAGGGAACCCTGCATAAGTAATAGCGGCACTGCGCTGAATAATACCCCAACGCCCAGTGATGCAGCTAGAGCTACGCTAACGACTCCATCCATTATTGACTTAGCAAGTATAATAGAGGGGTCCCCCATCCCATCGCGTATAGAACCTATTATAGTCATTGGGCCCACGCAGAAAGTTAGGAATGCTGTCATCAAACCATCAATAAACTTACTGTCGCCACTAGTGAACCTCCCACCTAACATCTCGAGCCTATTCTGCAACCTCAGGAAAGTTCCAGTTGCTTCCCCGAGGATTAAGGAGAAGAGAAGGGCAAGAGTTCTCTGGCTCTTTAATGCCATGCTTATACCAAGATATAAGGTGAAAAGACCTATGACTTCGGGTAGAGAGTTCACGATTCTCTCCGGGACTTTTTTCTTGAAAGTTATTCCCGTCAACGCGCCCAAAACTACTGCTAGGGCATTGACGAAAGTTCCAAACACTAGGAGGCATTAACTTGCATTTTTATATTTTTCTTTCCTTGATATTTGTAAAAGTTTCAAAGAATTTTACAGGAAAACTGATCCATGAAAGTGAAAACAAAATCCCAGAATTTCTAAGTTAAACTCTGGAGCGTTTAAATCAGAAATCTTCCTATTTGGAATTTATCATGCTTAAACATCAAGAGGTAGACTAATATTGATACCTGTAGGGTAATCTTAGCAGTTGACGGTGAAAGGTGAAGGTGGAGGACGACTCATCGAGTAAATATCTTGTTTCCAAGCTTCTAGGCTTACATACACCCTTCTACCGCCTCCGCACCCTAAACAAGCTATTTAGCTTGGATAGTTCCCTTATCTACGTAAAATATGAGGGAATCAATCCAACTGGAACCCATAAAGATAGAGCGGCTCGAGCACACGTTGCACGTGCAATACAGCTAGGAAGGGACACTATAACCGTCGGTACCTGCGGGAATTATGGCGCTGCGATATCCTACTTTGCTCGTCTCGCAGGGGTCCGTGCGGTTATATTTGTACCCAGATCCTATGAGAATAGCAGGGTTGACGAAATAAAGAGGAATGGGGCTCGTGTCGTTTTTGTTGATGGAACTTACGAGGAAGCTGTAATGCTTAGCTCTCGCGCTGCGAAGGCCAATGAATGGTATGATGCTAATCCTGGTAATTCCACCGATCAGGTGAGTTTTGAGGCCTATAGTTCCATAGCTTGGGAGATTATAAGAGACTTGGGTGATGCTCCTTTTGCCGTGGGAGTTCCTGTAGGCAACGGTACTACACTTGTAGGCATATATGAAGGTTTTAGGAGAGCTTACCGAGAAGGTTTAGCTACACGTGTACCTAGGCTCATCGCCGGAACAACGTCGCTAGGGAACCAGATCGCTGTTTCGTGGAGCAAGGGGTCTACAACGCCCATTCCGCTCTCCCCCTCCTACGTGAGAGAGACCCCTATAAACGAGCCCTTGGTCTCCTATGTCTCATTCAACGCAGAGGAGGCTCTCCGAGCAATATATGATACAAATGGAAGAGTTTACGCTTTCAGTGATGAGGAAATGCTTGAGATGTCTCTCATGCTTAAGGCTGTGGAGAGGATTCCTGTGTTACCGGCCTCTGTTGCCTCTCTCCTAGCCCTAAAAAGCTTTATCAAAGAGGAAGAGGTGGACGGTTCCCTAGTTGCGGTGATCACGGGGAGATGGCGGAAGATAAAGCAATAATTCTGTCGGAAGGACTCTACGCGTCTACAGACGGCAAAACTGCTCACGGTCTTGTAAGGAAAAGCCTTAGATTTAAGATTGTGGGAGTTATTGATAGTACTTTAGCTGGAAGGGATGCCGGAGAGGTTCTTGACGGAAAACCCCGTGGAATCAAGATATATGCAAGTCTAGAGGATGCGTTAGGCGAACACCCCGATGCAAAATACCTCATTATAGGTGTTGCAACTCCCGGAGGTAAACTTCCAACGTTGTATCGTGAGATCATTAAAAAAGCTATTCAGAGGCGTCTAAGCATAGTCAACGGTCTTCACGAGTTTCTCAGCGACGACCAAGAAATAAGTTTGCTGGCGAAGATATATGGTGTGGAACTCATTGATGTAAGGAAGATCTTCTACAACACAAGAATTTTCTACACAGGTAAAATAAGGGAGGTCAAAGCACTGAAAATAGTCGTCATCGGCACCGACTCAGCGATAGGCAAGCGAACCGTTGCACACCTAATTGCAGACGAGTTAAACAGAAGGGGGGTCAAGGCTGTCTTCATTGGAACAGGACAGACAGCCTGGATGCAGGGTGCTCGCTACGTGTTTGTTCTAGACTCATTGATCAACGACTTCATTCCGGGGGTACTCGAGGACGTTGTATGGCGTGCATACATCGAGGAGAATCCCAAAGCAATCGTTGTGCCTGGACAAGGAGCCCTCCTTCATCCCGTCTTTCCCGGTAGCTATGAGATACTAAACCTTCTAAAACCGGAGGTCATAATCCTGCAGCACGCACCTGGTCGAAAGACCCTGGACGGCTATCCCGAGTATCCTATGCCTCCACTTGAAAAATACTTTAAGCTTGTGGAGCTCATCACTGATAGGAAGATATTCGCTTTAACCATTAACACGGAAAACCTCTCGATCGATGAGGCACGCAGAATAGCCTCCGAGCTAGAGGAGAAGTATAAGATCCCTGTTTTGATACCCTTGGTTGACGGGGTGGGAAGAATCGTTGACCTTATAATGAAACATTATCCTCAGTTGGGTGAAACGTGACGGTAGACTTGAAGTGTTTTGACAAAATAGTTGTAGGTCCCGTGAAGGTGAAGAAAAGATCCTCAAGTATAAGATACGAGCTGCATTTCAACGGCGTCAGAAAGGAGTATACACTGATTCAATCTTATCCTGAGGAAGTAAATATAAGGGGATTCGAGGAACTCGCCGTCCTTGCCGGGATTGTTCCAGCTATCAATTATGGACTCTTCACACCCCTCATAGAGATAAAAGCTCCACTTCATGAGTTAGACTACAAATACTTCCTTGACATGATGGACATTACCGCCCGGGATATATTTGTCAATAGGATAATAAACAAGACAGGGCTAATAAAAGAGGAATACTTACCCAAAGGAGACGTGTCACCAGAAGATGCCAAGCCTATTGCGGATGTTGACGTAAGGGAAACATTTACGGGTACACGACTTGACTCCAGGCCAGAGGAGCACAAGTGCACTGTAATGTCCTCAGGCGGAAAGGAAAGTCTCCTGGTTTATGGCCTCCTACGGGAGGTTGGATGTGAACCATACCCTTATTTTGTAAACGAATCTGGCCGGCACTGGTTTACGGCACTCACAGCCTACAAGGGGCTCTCCTCTATGGATCCCAGGACAAGAAAAGTATGGACTAACGTGGACAGGCTCTTTGCGTTTATCGAGAAGAATATGAGGATTGTTGTACCCTATTATTGGAAGAAAAATAAAGAGATATATCCTGTTCGTTTGTTCTGGTATGCACACTTCATTTTCTCTGTACTACCACTTGCTGTAAAGAACAATGTGGGGAACGTCACTATGGGGAACGAGTTCGACGACCCTACTGGGCTAACCTATGAGTTTAACGGGATACGACACTACTACGCTACATACGATCAATCACTCGATTTCGACGATTATATGACCAGCTTCATGGCTAAGAGAGGCATCGGGATTAAGCAATGGTCCCCCCTGCGCCCCATAACGCCTATTATCGTCCTCAGGATCCTCTTCAACAGATACCCAGAGCTAGGAGTCCTCCAGACAAGCTGTCACTCAACGAGAATAGAAGGGGGAGTAGTCAAACCTTGTGGAACCTGTTTCAAATGCAACGGGGTGCTACTCATGATGCTTGCTGAAGGACTCGACCCTACGATTATTAGATATGAGAGAAAACATATAGAGACTCTACCGGAAAGATTGGAGAAAGGACTTATAAGGCTTGAAGAGTCCCTTGTAAAGCATTCCAAATACTTGATAACGCAGAGGGGCTTGTGGAGCTTCTCTGAGGCGGAACCCGTATGGCACGTAGAAATGATACATTTTGACAACATTAACGCCCGAACAGATTTTATACCTATAAGAGAGCTCCGTGAAAAGGTTCTCGACATATACGAGAAGTACACGAAGGGCTACGTGTACCTGGTAAATGGTAAATGGCTACCGGGGTCTCGCCCAGAATAAATTCTCGCAGAGTGTGGAGAACCTTATTATCCAGAATCTACAGGTTTACATAAAATCCTTCTCGGGTCCAGGTGAGAAGGACTTTTATATTCTTTAAGTTTAGACGTGAAACGGTTTCAATCCATTTATCTGATAAAGCAATTATTGCAACTGCGCCAACAAGCTGAGCCCTAGCCTGTTCTACAAGAGATGAGAGGGCATTCAGAGATTGAAAGTCGTTAACGATGCTCTTGACGACAAGAACCTTACTATCCTTTGGGATACTATCCTTTGGGATGTGAAGGTAAACGATTTCTCCTCTCTCCCCTGACACATACGACGCCGTCAAAAGTTTCCCCCAATTACCATAAGCTCTTTCAGAAGCCACAGCGACATCCGCAAGTAGCCAATCAGCAGCCATTACAGCCAGGCCGGCATTCCTCTCAGGATAAGTCAAAACCGTGTCAACCTCAAGGTTCGAGTAGAATTTCCAAATAACGTAACCAACCAGGTTGAGAATACGTGGATTGAAGAGTATTCTCCACTCCTCTACAACCTCATTCTGCCTTAGAAGAGCTTCTCTTAGGGCTTTCTCAACCAGTCTTTTTTCGCGAATCGCATCAAGTATCTTTTTCGCGGTATGTCTCTCTGGAAATTGAGAATAGCTGGTGTATCTCCACAGGACCTGAGACGGTATACCTAGAAACTCTTCCAGTTCTTTGAAAGTGTATACCTCTTTTAGACCGTTAAGAAGTCTTGCAACCACGTACGAGCTTTCTTCACTCTCACTAGACATACAAGGCCTCTATCTTAGTGATGTTATATAAGTCATTTAAGTAATTATTGCGTTTTTGCATCAGGCTTCTCTTCCACATCAAGGAGACGTTCGAGCTCTTTCCGAGTTTCCTCCTGGAGTCTCTTTATCTCCTCCACTTTACTCCTTACCTTGTCGAGCCACTCCTTACTAGACTCGATACCCTTGTGAACGAAGAAAGCTATTCCTTCGTTCCTGCTCTTAAATATCCCTGCCTCGACTAGAAGGTCTATCACGTTAAGGTCACTCTGCGGGAGTCTTACAGAAGAAATTATCGTGGTGGGTGTCCGAGACCATAAGCCTGAGAAAGCCTCGCGGATAATGCGGTCCACCTCCCTAAGTGCCTCATCAATCACCTTGAAATCACCCCGCAAAACATTCAACTTGGCTGGTTCGGTAAAGGATAATGAAGCCATCGCTAAGCCTCCTTGTTTCCTCCTCTCGCGTAAGACATCTCTGAGTCTTTCAACCAGATCATCGGCCCTGTCTTCCAAGTCTTCAATCCTAGTTTCAACTTCATCTAAGACGTCGTCAATATAATCCTTAAGCTCCTCAAGGAGCACATCATCCTGTATGTTGTTCTTTAGGGACTC of Thermofilum uzonense contains these proteins:
- a CDS encoding formate dehydrogenase subunit alpha codes for the protein MSEGLDRRSFLKLAAIAASALAIPVEAQPVPLKPWKKEWSLGEIGGKTALTKARITPVICPYCSMGCSIDFYTIGDDIVWTEGSADSYINSGALCPKGKAAFELVDNDLRVKYPMIRTGPKPPPEEILNAKSWDELVALVKKYPPQWRVVSWDEAFRYIATKTAQILEGWRKSTGAPKQQDGYYYVGSKLPIQLIGSSIMVNEGGYLTAKLAQFIGTTNIDSQYRKCHSSTVSSLALTYGWGAETATIEDVTWADVVLFFSSPAEAHPLSFLHFLEGKKKRGTIFITFDPRYSRTAMASDIWVPFRSGTDTAVFLYILYYAFYERNPPIDTLDTFKALRARWNITDDDLADFKELLKEYTAENVSRITGVPVDLLRTVAQIYVENSGVVTNHKKHGIVQWAMGMTQHTNATVNIIRSAAIMQLLLGNVGFVGGGTHPFRGHSNVQGITDVQGAGLGALPGYHASPASAGVVRLYQDWKLQGMPDAWNWQVPEWGKKIFTTTTPDKGKADLLKILQVFTFYGWRRFELMWGFFCGTVPEDDPVNGTVVCDFPFGTGSTEITFPRRVLNGEIKVAFIFGENPAVTNPNAKVIWAALASLDLLVVSDIFETETAWFADVLLPAASFAEVEGTRTNGNRVIQWTYAAVRPRGMARPDYWIATKLYKYLREYGAIKLPSEVFGLKSEKVKIKRGDKIVLLYERPLRPDKSWDYSGGKGAAEPIRDIESEVNPRIINKEINFGMLIYHGMYDPVRDVFTSMRRDRKLRKPGEIDGLFSSSFNIYKDWGWAWPMNVRILYAYTDLVDQLGKTDTIRAAGKEWTASGETGEWIDEFTGEYVPAFIPGHNYWIPRAFKRRLSGIADVFGGVDMMTFIRTNELVPLGKFVIEEGGEVKTLTFDEFVAKTGMKYLWANDTLYWDSEVTAAPKATLKRLFFTGGGWRDFKPTYEKMRATLKAYYDQTKNMREAVNKTIQDLKGWYAGYSFTWPIHTEPAESPDVEMALMYPTLAFLNPYNLQVLNEQPDIVKGKPVGLALTPDDLSNLPGELVVITTNRLTEHWHSGSMTRRTPLLAELDPEPFVYVPEKLALKLGVKSGDLVEILTARGSIKMKAFVTKGEAYLTVNGRELPQINVIWAFSFLGYVTGPQGNFISPDVGDVVTTIQESKAWIGKIRKAEVM
- a CDS encoding MBL fold metallo-hydrolase; the protein is MSKSDIVSVKILVLVDDYAGFTNLLAEHGLSIMASIEYRDGTMYKILFDTGQSGEVLLKNMQKLSLNPSEFDAIVLSHRHYDHTGGLVRLLESTGSKPVIAHPDIEKPNYADRGGFKKFNLGFTRQDIEALRMRGELVLSRKPLELAPNVWFLGEIPRVYDNSYAVKGFLTLEGGEIVPDQMLDDTGVAIKLGNKAVVLAGCSHSGISNIAAQAKRLTGVEELSIIGGLHTASATDSEVERIASELKALGVSELHAGHCTGFNGIRVFHRIYGEKLRIIHSGYRAIFV
- a CDS encoding DUF554 domain-containing protein, whose amino-acid sequence is MFGTFVNALAVVLGALTGITFKKKVPERIVNSLPEVIGLFTLYLGISMALKSQRTLALLFSLILGEATGTFLRLQNRLEMLGGRFTSGDSKFIDGLMTAFLTFCVGPMTIIGSIRDGMGDPSIILAKSIMDGVVSVALAASLGVGVLFSAVPLLLMQGSLALLGSIAGQALPEIVVNEITATGGVLMIGIGVNLIGLKRIRVGDGLPALLYASVLPLIIPF
- a CDS encoding pyridoxal-phosphate dependent enzyme gives rise to the protein MEDDSSSKYLVSKLLGLHTPFYRLRTLNKLFSLDSSLIYVKYEGINPTGTHKDRAARAHVARAIQLGRDTITVGTCGNYGAAISYFARLAGVRAVIFVPRSYENSRVDEIKRNGARVVFVDGTYEEAVMLSSRAAKANEWYDANPGNSTDQVSFEAYSSIAWEIIRDLGDAPFAVGVPVGNGTTLVGIYEGFRRAYREGLATRVPRLIAGTTSLGNQIAVSWSKGSTTPIPLSPSYVRETPINEPLVSYVSFNAEEALRAIYDTNGRVYAFSDEEMLEMSLMLKAVERIPVLPASVASLLALKSFIKEEEVDGSLVAVITGRWRKIKQ
- a CDS encoding DUF1611 domain-containing protein is translated as MAEDKAIILSEGLYASTDGKTAHGLVRKSLRFKIVGVIDSTLAGRDAGEVLDGKPRGIKIYASLEDALGEHPDAKYLIIGVATPGGKLPTLYREIIKKAIQRRLSIVNGLHEFLSDDQEISLLAKIYGVELIDVRKIFYNTRIFYTGKIREVKALKIVVIGTDSAIGKRTVAHLIADELNRRGVKAVFIGTGQTAWMQGARYVFVLDSLINDFIPGVLEDVVWRAYIEENPKAIVVPGQGALLHPVFPGSYEILNLLKPEVIILQHAPGRKTLDGYPEYPMPPLEKYFKLVELITDRKIFALTINTENLSIDEARRIASELEEKYKIPVLIPLVDGVGRIVDLIMKHYPQLGET
- a CDS encoding V-type ATP synthase subunit I domain-containing protein yields the protein MHNDTIKSMFDEIERHRAEIMEKLSNLEAKIRSFEEEGLKIGKTSEIAGLLSETRKLRLELKRIKLEAKRGFKGFLTNVESLKNNIQDDVLLEELKDYIDDVLDEVETRIEDLEDRADDLVERLRDVLRERRKQGGLAMASLSFTEPAKLNVLRGDFKVIDEALREVDRIIREAFSGLWSRTPTTIISSVRLPQSDLNVIDLLVEAGIFKSRNEGIAFFVHKGIESSKEWLDKVRSKVEEIKRLQEETRKELERLLDVEEKPDAKTQ